The DNA sequence CATTTGATATAATTTTAACAGACCTCAATATGCCACAAAAAAGCGGCTTTCAGATAATGGAATATATTCAGCAGGCAGGCCTTAATGTCCTTATTATAGTCATAACCGGTTATGCTTCAGTTGATACAGCTATACAATCAATAAAGTTGGGCGCTTATGATTTTATACAAAAGCCATTTGATATAGAAACACTTAAGTTAACCATAAAACGTGCAGCATTAACCATTAAACTCAGGCGAGAAAACGAACGATATATTGAAGAATTGAAAAAACTCAATAACTTAAAGAATGAATTTATATCAGTAGTATCGCATGACCTTCGTTCACCACTTGCTACCATTGGTGCTTATGTTAAATATCTTACAAAAAAAGACGATTTCCCTCAACAGTATATTCGCTACCTTCACATCATAGGTGAAATTGCAGAAAATTTATATTCACTGGTTAATGAATTGCTGGATATTTCAAAAATTGAATTAGGTATTTTACATTTAAACTATGAGGATGTTGATATTAACACAGTTATAGAATCAACAATTGAAAATTTTTCAACCCTTGCCAAGGAAAAAAATAATGAAATTGTATATACACAAAAACCTGACAATCCTATTATCACAATTGATAAAATTAAAATTATGCAGGTACTAAACAATCTTATAAGCAATGCAATTAAGTTTACTGAAAACGGTACAATAGAAGTTTCTGCGGTTTCCAGCAATAATGGTATACTGATCAATGTTAAAGATAACGGCATGGGAATTGACGAAGAATTAAAAAAAAGTATTCTGGATCCATATACCATTTTCCATACCAATGGTACCCGTGGTGAAACCGGAACGGGTCTTGGGCTTGCTATATGCAAGCGTTTTGTAGAACTTCATGGTGGAAACATTGCACTTGACAGTGAACGGGGCAAAGGCAGCACTTTTACCATATATATTCCTCATGCAAAACAGTGATAAAGTGC is a window from the Spirochaetota bacterium genome containing:
- a CDS encoding hybrid sensor histidine kinase/response regulator; this translates as MPTNQITILIVDDEEKICNRLAAVIQREGYAVTATTQPDKAIEFLSQQPFDIILTDLNMPQKSGFQIMEYIQQAGLNVLIIVITGYASVDTAIQSIKLGAYDFIQKPFDIETLKLTIKRAALTIKLRRENERYIEELKKLNNLKNEFISVVSHDLRSPLATIGAYVKYLTKKDDFPQQYIRYLHIIGEIAENLYSLVNELLDISKIELGILHLNYEDVDINTVIESTIENFSTLAKEKNNEIVYTQKPDNPIITIDKIKIMQVLNNLISNAIKFTENGTIEVSAVSSNNGILINVKDNGMGIDEELKKSILDPYTIFHTNGTRGETGTGLGLAICKRFVELHGGNIALDSERGKGSTFTIYIPHAKQ